Genomic window (Aquicella lusitana):
CCTCTCCATCTTTGGTTAGAAAAAATGAAGAGTCCCAAAGTCCATCAATTTGTTTAACAGATGAAAGATTTAATTTTGTAGCTTCATATCTGCTTTTATCATCCTCCACACCAAGTTGTCCTTCATGATTATTGCCGCAGCCATATACTTCACCAGCGTGTGTCAAGAAAAAAACATGATCGCCGCAAGGAATGATTTCTTTTATAGCGGGCAAATTTGGAATTTTTTTTGGTAAGGTAAGTTTGTTAGGCTGATCTTTTCCCAAACCTAGAGAAGCACTATTATTGAATCCCCCACATGAATAAACGTTTCCTTCCGTATCAAGAAAATAGGAGACACAAGCGTTAGTTTTCATCGAAATGATGACACAATCTTTTAAAGACTCGATCAAACAAGGTGATGTTTTATCTTTATTTGCATTAGTTCCGATCTAATCTGACACTTGCTACTTGAAAAAAGTAAGGTTACCCGTTTTGATAGTTATGTCGAGTAAAAATCAAAACATTAAAGAGGTAACCTTATGTACGAGTGTACGCAAAAAATCATTAAAAACAAGGTCGGTCTGTTAAATTTGGCAGAAGAGCTAGGGAATGTATCAAGAGCCTGCAAGGTAATGGGCTTCTCCAGAGATACGTTTTATCGTTATAAATCAGCAGTTGAGCAAGGAGGCATTGAGACCTTGTTCGACAAGAGCAGACGGCAGCCAAACATCAAGAACCGCACCGATGAAGCTACAGAGAATGCTGTATTGGACTATGCCATTGAGTACCCCGCGCATGGTCAATTAAGAGTCAGTAATGAGCTTAGGAAAAGAGGTGTTTTTGTTTCTCCTAGCGGTGTTCGTTGCATCTGGCTAAGGCATGATTTGGCATCATTTAAACAGCGTCTAACCGCACTGGAAAAGAAATCTGCCGAGGAGAACTTAATTCTAACTGAAGCACAACTGGCCGCGCTAGAACGCAAAAAAGACGATGATATGGCCTGCGGTGAAATTGAAACAGCACATCCTGGCTATCTTGGTTCACAAGATACCTTTTATGTTGGCAATCTCAAGGGTGTTGGGCGCATTTATCAGCAAACATTTGTTGATACCTACTCCAAAGTGGCTCATTGCAAGCTATATACCACAAAAACACCGATTACATCTGCTGACCTGTTAAATGATCGTGTGTTGCCATTCTTTGAAGAACAAGGCTTGGGCTTGCTGCGCGTATTAACGGATCGTGGCACTGAGTTTTGCGGCAAGGTAGAGCAACACGATTACGAGTTGTATTTGGCGCTCAATGATATTGAGCACACCAAAACGAAAGCTCAATCACCCCAGACCAATGGCATCTGTGAACGCTTTCATAGGACGATTCTGAATGAGTTTTATCAGGTTGCTTTCCGAAAGAAAGTTTACACAACTATTGACGAGTTGCAAAAAGATCTGGATGATTGGCTCGGTTATTACAACAATGAACGCACACATCAGGGTAAAATGTGTTGTGGCCGAACTCCGATGGCGACATTGATTGATGGTAAAAGAATCTGGAAGGAAAAAGTTGATAATCTCAACTTGAACTGACAGTAAAACCGTAACTGAAAAACGGGTAACTGTCAGATCAAGTCGGAACTTTTACACTTTATTATCGCCTAAACCCAGTTGCCCGCTTGTATTATTACCAAATGCATAAACATGCCCTTCGTTATTTAAACACAAAGTATGATGCGTACCTGTTTCAATATCAATTATATTTTCTAATCCTGGCACGCGAATCGGCATGAGGTGACCACGATGTCTATATCGTGTTTCAGTATCACCTAATCCAAGTTGACCATTATTATTTAAACCACGCGTGTAAACATCACCTTGATGAGTTAAAAAGACAGAGTGTCGATCAAACCCAGGACAAATTTTTTTACTCACTTGTGTTTTTAGAAACTGATTCAATTCTTCAATCTTAGAACTTGAAAACATAGCCTTTCCTTTAGGTAAGTAGATATATCTTTAAGAATTGAGCAAGGATTGTACATTAATCCGTTAACCTAATAAAGATACTTCACATTGAATTTGTTATAGTATCTTTAACACCAAATTAGACAGATAATGCATCGCCTGTGCAACTGTCGCTGCTGTTAGGAAAACGGGGGTTTGTTAGACAACCTAACGGGTAACAATTTATCGGTTATCTGACCAGTACCTGTCTTGCGGTTTTCTTTGTCTTGCATTGCGGCGATTAGGCTGCCCATCATCCTTGCAATCGGCAATATGGGCATCCATTTCGCCATCAAGGGCTGCTTCCAATAATGAATTACCTCTATATGAAATTGATTAGCTCTTTATATGATGTTTCAAATAAAATAAGTTAGATTCAAAGATTTTATATTAATTCGTTAAACCCAATTCTCTATCCTTAACTTTGGCACTCTATCGAATTCCCTTAAATTATTTGTAACCAGTATGACATCTAATGCGCGTGCATGCGATGCAATCCAAAGATCATTATTGCCAATTGGTTTACCAAATTTTTCTAAATTTCTTCTGATATCACCATAATGTTCAGCTACTTCATTATTTAATTCTAAAGCAGGGATTAACGTGGTTAGTTCAACTAGTTTAGAATGTGCAGCATCGGGTGATTGACTTTTATTAGCGCCATATAAAAGTTCACCATAGGTAATAACAGACATTGCTACTTGTCCGACTTCTAGCTCTTCAAATTTCTTCATAACTGTTGCAGGCTTTTGCTTAGCTATATAAATACAAATATTAGTGTCCAATAAATATCTTAAGCGCATTAAAAAAATTCTCTTTCCTGTGGTAAAGTATCTTCTCGCTCATCTGAAAAGAAATCCTTGGGCATGCCAGATAATAATTCGAATGCATGTCTTAAATTTTCAGGTTTTTCCCGTAAAATAACGTCATTACCACGTCTGAAAATTTCGACTTCCTTAGTATGAAATTGAAATTCTTTTGGTAAGCGTAAGGCTTGAGAATTGCCCGATTTAAATATTTTTGCAAATTTCATAGCGATGTACCTTAAACCAAGTATATACATAAAGTATATACATCGCCTATCTTTAAGTCAACTATGACTTATTATTCCACAATAGTTCATACTGGAATATTAGTTATATTTCAATAAGTTAATCTCATTAAGCCTACAAATAAGAACCTCGGAAGTTTAGCACCACTTAGTAGTAAATAGTGTCGACACTGTCACCACTATTCCACCCCGTGCCTGCCTGTGTTCTTTTATCACATCGAAAAGATAATGTGCGTATACCATTTTTGATCACTGGGACACATTCGATGCCTGTAGTTTAGTAGCACATAATCCTAATTTATGCCGAATATCAGTGCCATTAAAATAATTAAAACCTTAGTCGTCTTGGCGATGGCGTTTCTTTCAAAAGTAAATGTAAGTGTTGCCCTGGACGTTCTCGTAATGCGGCTATTGTTTGAGAAATAGCTTCAGAAAAACTTACCTTTGCATTTTTAATAGCACAATCGCTGTCAGGAGATGGTTCTTCATAATAACGAGCACCTGGCATTTCTGGTCTATTTTCGTTAGATTTAAGCATTTCTGGTTTTATTTTTTTTTGATGATTTTCAACTTGATCTGGTGTTAAACCACCAACTTCAAAATGACAACTCTTAAGCCTTAAACTGATAGTGCCTACACTTCCTTCGAGAGGATACCTTACTCGATAAAATTTGTTTCCAACGATATCATTTTTTAAATGAGCTGGCATATCCTTAGCTTCATCTATATGTGTATATTCATCATATGAAAATCCAAATGCATGTGAAAACGCTATCGCATGAGGAGGGAAAATGATGGATTCTTTTTCTAGTTTTAAAGGCGTTGATTCTGGAGTCGGACTTTTCAAATCAAGTTCATTTAATGTCATCCTCATTAGGTGGCCGAATATTATTTCACGCTCCAAAGGATGCATTGCATTAGCTATCACAAGCAAGTCTTTCATGCTCTTAACTTCAATTTCAGGCGCTTCTCGATTAAAAACCTCAATTAATTTATGAGGTCCTGGAAATTTAGACATGTTCTCTATCACTTCAGGTGGTTGAACACAAAGCGTATGAATAAAGCCTTGAAAAAAACAATTTGCCCCAGCGCCTGTTGTGTAAGCAGTTCTCTCAAGAGATTCTATAAGCTGACGTTCATCTAATTGACGGTCATTCATTGGCTTAGCATTAGCGTGTCGTTTATTAAATTATAGCAAACTATACCGCCCTGCAAAAACAGTTGGAACAAGCATCATAGCAGTAATTTACGTTTAAAATCATAGAGATATAATAATCTATTTGCTGTAGGTATAACATAACATTAGAACGCTCTTTTTTAAGACGGTGGGTAGAAGATTGCGTGAAGTTAGAGAAGAGAAAATGCACGAACTTTCACTTTCTGTCTTCAGCGCTTTGTAGTGCAATGTTTACTTGATGACCGACTAATCCGCCAGATATGTCAGATGACCTTAGAGTCGAAAAATGATTTTATTAATAAATTTAATAAATTGTTAATAATTTTTTGCTTAAATAATGTGCATTTATTTTAAACAAGAACCACTCAGGGGAGAGGTCATGAAATTAACTCCAATCCATTTTTTAAGTGCCAAAGAAGTTCGTGATTTTATGGAACGAATCATAAAAGATCAAATTATTAAGGTCACTGAAGTTAATGGTATTGTCAAGATCGATCAATCCCAAATTGTAAAATTGGAATCACACTTGCTTGTCTCTAATGCAGGCCATACCTATCTACTGGAAGATGTTATGGAGGCTTCTGATATCTATGAAGAAATCTATTTCCCTCAAACTAATCGGGAATTAGTGCATATAAGGGATTTGCAATTAAACAGAAATCTTTGTTCCTTGCTTATTCATAATAAACCTTTGGCTGAGGCTTTGTGCCGCACTAATTTATCAAAAAAATTATTAAATACTCAAATTCCGCAATGCGCCATAGGTCGATCTGTTCCTACTAGACCAGTTCTAACACCAGCGGGAAACAATTTTGAGGCATATGCTATTATAAGATGGCTAATGATGAATAGCCATGATCCGATAAATCAATTACCTCTTTCAATTTCTGATCTAATCCCAAATAAAGCGCTCTTGCAGTTAATCCTTGTTAATTTAAAACAGATGATAGAAGCTGAATCTATCCTAAAAAGAAGAAAACGGTTTGAAGATGCTGAGATATTTAGAAATACAATTAAAGAATATAAAAGTAAGTTTGAATCCATTCAAGATATTAGAAATGCCATAATAAAGGAGCTGAATCAGCCTAACTTTATGTATGCGATAAACCCTCAGCAATCTATGACAAATCTTAAGAATTTAAAGAACATATTTAAATGGGTTGATCATCACAGCAACTTTATTGATAATGGTATCAAGGTTGCCATCCATTTACTATTTTTTATGTCTATTTTAACTGTCCTAGTTCCACTTACTGTAACAGGTAGTTACCAAGGTTTTAATAGAAGAGTCGCTGTAGATCGTTTACAACCATTACTAACATTACTGGCTCCTGTTTTAGCAGTGGAAAATGACGTTGAATTGATGATGAGTTTCACCCTGTGTCTTGCAAGTTATTTTATGTTTCAAAATGCTTTATCTCCACTGATAAACCATGAATACGCAAAATTCCCTCTAATGAATATTAAATATGCCATCAAAAATAAAAAAATCATGGACATGTGCATTGCTGAGGAACAGGAGATAGCTAAGATAATTAATAAAATTACTAAATGGGAAGACTTCTTTTCTAAAAAGAATGAGCAAGTTGTTACAACAAGCTATGGTGCTCTTACGCTCTTCAATAATAATAGAATAAGAGAACATTTTATTGCTGATGAAGAAAATAAAGTGGATACCGAAGTTAAGAAATCGCTAGCATGGAATAGCTGCATTAGTTCCGATCTAATCTGACACTTGCTACTTGAAAAAAGTAAGGTTACCCGTTTTGATAGTTATGTCGAGTAAAAATCAAAACATTAAAGAGGTAACCTTATGTACGAGTGTACGCAAAAAATCATTAAAAACAAGGTCGGTCTGTTAAATTTGGCAGAAGAGCTAGGGAATGTATCAAGAGCCTGCAAGGTAATGGGCTTCTCCAGAGATACGTTTTATCGTTATAAATCAGCAGTTGAGCAAGGAGGCATTGAGACCTTGTTCGACAAGAGCAGACGGCAGCCAAACATCAAGAACCGCACCGATGAAGCTACAGAGAATGCTGTATTGGACTATGCCATTGAGTACCCCGCGCATGGTCAATTAAGAGTCAGTAATGAGCTTAGGAAAAGAGGTGTTTTTGTTTCTCCTAGCGGTGTTCGTTGCATCTGGCTAAGGCATGATTTGGCATCATTTAAACAGCGTCTAACCGCACTGGAAAAGAAATCTGCCGAGGAGAACTTAATTCTAACTGAAGCACAACTGGCCGCGCTAGAACGCAAAAAAGACGATGATATGGCCTGCGGTGAAATTGAAACAGCACATCCTGGCTATCTTGGTTCACAAGATACCTTTTATGTTGGCAATCTCAAGGGTGTTGGGCGCATTTATCAGCAAACATTTGTTGATACCTACTCCAAAGTGGCTCATTGCAAGCTATATACCACAAAAACACCGATTACATCTGCTGACCTGTTAAATGATCGTGTGTTGCCATTCTTTGAAGAACAAGGCTTGGGCTTGCTGCGCGTATTAACGGATCGTGGCACTGAGTTTTGCGGCAAGGTAGAGCAACACGATTACGAGTTGTATTTGGCGCTCAATGATATTGAGCACACCAAAACGAAAGCTCAATCACCCCAGACCAATGGCATCTGTGAACGCTTTCATAGGACGATTCTGAATGAGTTTTATCAGGTTGCTTTCCGAAAGAAAGTTTACACAACTATTGACGAGTTGCAAAAAGATCTGGATGATTGGCTCGGTTATTACAACAATGAACGCACACATCAGGGTAAAATGTGTTGTGGCCGAACTCCGATGGCGACATTGATTGATGGTAAAAGAATCTGGAAGGAAAAAGTTGATAATCTCAACTTGAACTGACAGTAAAACCGTAACTGAAAAACGGGTAACTGTCAGATCAAGTCGGAACTTTTACAGAATAGCTCAACTAAATAGTAAGTTATCCTAATTACCATCGCATGTTAGATAGCGCGAAATGACAATCGCTTCATGATCTGAAAAACTAGGAGGCGCCACCACCCAGCATTACAGACACGCGTCTCATGTTCAGCTTAGGATTTAGTCAGTATAGACCTTTAGTTGAACCTCCGGTTTTATCATAATTTTCTGTCAGGATATCATTTGCCTGTTGGAGTGAAGAAGAAACCTGTAGACGAGTAGGCCTAGGCGTTTTAAATTGTAAAAATTGGGATTTTGATTTTACATAAGGAGGTACCGGTTCTACTGACATGTTTTGATCAATTTCTTGTAATCTTCTTAAGGCTTCATCAACTTGAAGACGTAATTTTGGATCGCTGTGCATGAGCGATTGAATAATTTGGCAGAGCGCCTTTCCTTTATTATTTTTGAAAATTCTGTAGTTAAAATTAGGTTGACGATTAACTTTTTCGAATTTGTAATCCATATCGCCTGTTGCCAATTCATATAGCGTAAGACCAATGGCATATTGCTGCATGGCCAATGCATTGCAGGTATAACCATTCTGGTTCATTTTATCAAGGTCAATTTCTGGTGGAAGATATGTTCCTGTATAAGCTATTAAATGTGCAGGAACCTTTTCTAAGTCCTTATAGACAAACATTGTTTTGTAATCTGGAATCCTTAGCTTATCATTTTCATTTATCATAAAATTTGATGGTTTAATATCAGGAAAAATAACATTAAACTGATTTAATTGACTAATAAGCGTAATAATATTTAAACCATAGTTAATAATATCTGCCTGAGCACTTTCTAAAATATCCTGCAGCTTAATCAAATCATGTAATTTCCCCGCTTCCTTACATTTACTTTCTAAATTACCGCCAGGGAAATATTCTGCTATTTCTAGTCTTCCATTAATAACAATTTCACCGTCGCTTTTGCTTGGGCCCAAACATTCCTTTTCAAAATAAATTCTTCCTAAAATATCTTCGGCTAACTGGCCT
Coding sequences:
- a CDS encoding IS481 family transposase, translating into MYECTQKIIKNKVGLLNLAEELGNVSRACKVMGFSRDTFYRYKSAVEQGGIETLFDKSRRQPNIKNRTDEATENAVLDYAIEYPAHGQLRVSNELRKRGVFVSPSGVRCIWLRHDLASFKQRLTALEKKSAEENLILTEAQLAALERKKDDDMACGEIETAHPGYLGSQDTFYVGNLKGVGRIYQQTFVDTYSKVAHCKLYTTKTPITSADLLNDRVLPFFEEQGLGLLRVLTDRGTEFCGKVEQHDYELYLALNDIEHTKTKAQSPQTNGICERFHRTILNEFYQVAFRKKVYTTIDELQKDLDDWLGYYNNERTHQGKMCCGRTPMATLIDGKRIWKEKVDNLNLN
- the vapC gene encoding type II toxin-antitoxin system tRNA(fMet)-specific endonuclease VapC, which gives rise to MRLRYLLDTNICIYIAKQKPATVMKKFEELEVGQVAMSVITYGELLYGANKSQSPDAAHSKLVELTTLIPALELNNEVAEHYGDIRRNLEKFGKPIGNNDLWIASHARALDVILVTNNLREFDRVPKLRIENWV
- a CDS encoding antitoxin — its product is MKFAKIFKSGNSQALRLPKEFQFHTKEVEIFRRGNDVILREKPENLRHAFELLSGMPKDFFSDEREDTLPQEREFF
- a CDS encoding U-box domain-containing protein; the protein is MKLTPIHFLSAKEVRDFMERIIKDQIIKVTEVNGIVKIDQSQIVKLESHLLVSNAGHTYLLEDVMEASDIYEEIYFPQTNRELVHIRDLQLNRNLCSLLIHNKPLAEALCRTNLSKKLLNTQIPQCAIGRSVPTRPVLTPAGNNFEAYAIIRWLMMNSHDPINQLPLSISDLIPNKALLQLILVNLKQMIEAESILKRRKRFEDAEIFRNTIKEYKSKFESIQDIRNAIIKELNQPNFMYAINPQQSMTNLKNLKNIFKWVDHHSNFIDNGIKVAIHLLFFMSILTVLVPLTVTGSYQGFNRRVAVDRLQPLLTLLAPVLAVENDVELMMSFTLCLASYFMFQNALSPLINHEYAKFPLMNIKYAIKNKKIMDMCIAEEQEIAKIINKITKWEDFFSKKNEQVVTTSYGALTLFNNNRIREHFIADEENKVDTEVKKSLAWNSCISSDLI